Part of the Pseudomonas baltica genome is shown below.
CCTCTGCGAGTTCCCAGGCCGGCGCTGGCTCGACTGGGCGCTGATGCTGCCGTTTGCAATCCCCGCTTACGTGCTGGCGTTCGTCTTCGTCGGCTTGCTGGACTTCGCCGGGCCGCTGCAAAGCCTGCTGCGCGAGTGGTTCGGTGTGGGTCTGCGGCTGCCGCGGGTGCGTTCCACGGGAGGAGTGATCAGCGTCTTGGTGCTGGTGTTCTATCCCTATGTCTACCTGCTTGCGCGTACGGCCTTCCTTGCTCAAGGCAAGGGCCTGATGGAAGCGGCGCGTGTGCTCGGGCAATCGCCCTGGCAGGCGTTCTGGCGGGTCGCGTTACCCATGGCGCGGCCGGCGATCGGTGCCGGGGTCGCGCTGGCGCTGATGGAAACCCTGGCCGATTTCGGCGCGGTGTCGGTATTCAATTTCGATACCTTCACCACGGCCATCTACAAGACCTGGTACGGATTCTTCAGCCTCTCAAGCGCCACCCAACTGGCGAGCCTGCTGTTACTGGCCGTGATGCTGGTGCTCTATGGCGAACGCCGTGCCCGAGGCGCCCATCACGCCGCCAGCGAGCGTCCGCGATTGGGGGCGCTCTATCATCTGCGCGGCTTGAAGGCTGTGGCAGCCACCGCCTGGTGTTCACTGGTGTTCGCCTGTGCCTTTGTAATACCGGTACTGCAATTGCTGGTGTGGTGCTGGCAGCGTGGGCGCTTCGATCTGGACGAACGTTATGCCGCGTTGATCCTGCACACTTTATATCTCGGTGCGATGGCAGCGTTGATCACCGTGGTGATTGCCTCGATGCTGGCTTTTGCTCGACGTTTTTCTCCAACGTCGGGAATACGAGCGGGGGTCAGTTTGGCCAACCTCGGCTACGCATTACCGGGGTCGGTGCTGGCGGTGTCTATCATGCTCGGGTTCAGCTACCTGGATCGGGTGCTGGTGGTGCCCGCATCCAGCGCGTTGGGGGGGGCCGGACGACCATTGCTGCTCGGCAGTCTCGCCGCGCTGCTGCTGGCGTATCTGGTGCGTTTCATGGCGGTCGCCTACGGGCCGCTGGAAAGCAGCCTGGCGCGAATTCGCCCTTCGTTGCCGGAAGCGGCGCAGAGCCTGGGGGCCGACAAGCGGACGGTGCTGCTGAAGGTGTATCTACCGCTGCTGGTGCCGGGCCTGCTGAGCGCCGCCTTGCTGGTATTCGTCGATGTGCTCAAGGAAATGCCTGCCACCTTGCTGATGCGTCCCTTTGGCTGGGACACGCTGGCTGTGCGGATTTTCGAGATGACCAGCGAAGGCGAGTGGGCGCGCGCCTCGTTGCCGGCGTTGACCCTCGTGGCGGTAGGGTTGCTGCCGGTCATCGGCCTGATACGACGTTCGGCGCACGGCGCTGGTCGAAGCTGCTAGTGCCAGTGTCGTCCCTTGCAGCTACAATGCGCGGCATTCGGTGCGGACCGCTCACTCGCGACAGGGGTTGCGGGTGACGGTTATCTCTTTGTTTCATATGGTTTTTGGCTCGGACATTTCATTGAGCCTGAAGCGAGGGCCGCACCTTCGCCACGCCCGGAAGGAGACACCCATGGGACAGCGTACACCACTGTTTGATCTGCACCTCGCACTGGGTGCCAAGCTGGTGGATTTTGGCGGCTGGGATATGCCGCTGCACTACGGTTCCCAGGTTG
Proteins encoded:
- a CDS encoding iron ABC transporter permease — its product is MRWHLPVFAVAALVLLPLSVLLLSWQSIDVQIWGHLWDTQMPRLLGNTLVLMLGVGIGVTVLGVSLAWLTSLCEFPGRRWLDWALMLPFAIPAYVLAFVFVGLLDFAGPLQSLLREWFGVGLRLPRVRSTGGVISVLVLVFYPYVYLLARTAFLAQGKGLMEAARVLGQSPWQAFWRVALPMARPAIGAGVALALMETLADFGAVSVFNFDTFTTAIYKTWYGFFSLSSATQLASLLLLAVMLVLYGERRARGAHHAASERPRLGALYHLRGLKAVAATAWCSLVFACAFVIPVLQLLVWCWQRGRFDLDERYAALILHTLYLGAMAALITVVIASMLAFARRFSPTSGIRAGVSLANLGYALPGSVLAVSIMLGFSYLDRVLVVPASSALGGAGRPLLLGSLAALLLAYLVRFMAVAYGPLESSLARIRPSLPEAAQSLGADKRTVLLKVYLPLLVPGLLSAALLVFVDVLKEMPATLLMRPFGWDTLAVRIFEMTSEGEWARASLPALTLVAVGLLPVIGLIRRSAHGAGRSC